A genome region from Carya illinoinensis cultivar Pawnee chromosome 2, C.illinoinensisPawnee_v1, whole genome shotgun sequence includes the following:
- the LOC122300186 gene encoding INO80 complex subunit D-like isoform X1, producing the protein MASASKHQNPSSSKPPKTPVNLNPITHTDPQDPNPSANTAAATQFFTTSEDLALSRASHLTRQQLLRRRSRYLKQLSKSYRGHYWALMEELKIKFREYYWEYGVSPFKQEQQQHVSEREIEAGHLEGSGENNNNSNVNLDLKCNQRCVFVGCKLKAMPLTSFCHLHILSDSNQKLYKACGYVIKRFFTPEQEVKRLHRDPNLGKEGIKRRPYSAQAGPITCGKPILRSTIPSLCSVHFQKAQKHVTRALKKAGLNVSSSSKLAPKFHVLVAEYVRQIQAKRRALRRENRIEVLVKEEIAS; encoded by the exons atggctTCCGCTTCCAAGCACCAAAACCCGTCATCTTCCAAACCTCCAAAAACCCCAGTCAACCTCAATCCCATCACCCACACTGACCCCCAAGACCCTAACCCCTCTGCCAATACGGCCGCCGCCACCCAATTCTTCACAACCTCCGAAGACCTCGCCCTCTCGCGCGCCTCCCACCTCACCCGCCAGCAGCTCCTCCGCCGTCGCTCACGCTACCTCAAGCAGCTATCCAAATCCTACAGGGGCCACTACTGGGCCCTCATGGAGGAGCTCAAGATCAAGTTCAGAGAGTACTACTGGGAGTACGGTGTCAGCCCTTTCAAGCAAGAGCAACAACAGCATGTCTCCGAAAGAGAAATCGAAGCTGGTCATCTCGAAGGCAGTGGTGagaacaacaacaacagcaacGTGAATTTGGACTTGAAATGCAACCAACGGTGCGTATTCGTGGGGTGTAAGCTTAAGGCTATGCCATTGACGAGCTTTTGCCATCTCCACATCCTTTCCGATTCCAATCAGAAGCTCTACAAGGCTTGCGGTTATGTTATAAAGAG GTTTTTCACTCCTGAGCAGGAGGTTAAAAGGCTCCACAGAGACCCCAATCTGGGCAAGGAAGGCATCAAAAGGAGACCCTACAG TGCTCAGGCTGGACCTATAACATGTGGGAAGCCCATATTGAGATCCACCATTCCTTCTCTTTGTAGTGTCCATTTCCAAAAGGCCCAGAAGCATGTCACAAGGGCTTTGAAGAAGGCGGGTCTGAATGTTTCCTCATCAAGTAAGCTTGCTCCCAAATTCCATGTTCTAGTGGCTGAATATGTACGCCAAATTCAAGCCAAACGGAGAGCTTTAAGAAGGGAAAATAGAATTGAAGTTTTAGTCAAGGAAGAAATTGCAAGCTGA
- the LOC122300186 gene encoding INO80 complex subunit D-like isoform X2, with the protein MASASKHQNPSSSKPPKTPVNLNPITHTDPQDPNPSANTAAATQFFTTSEDLALSRASHLTRQQLLRRRSRYLKQLSKSYRGHYWALMEELKIKFREYYWEYGVSPFKQEQQQHVSEREIEAGHLEGSGENNNNSNVNLDLKCNQRCVFVGCKLKAMPLTSFCHLHILSDSNQKLYKACGYVIKSAQAGPITCGKPILRSTIPSLCSVHFQKAQKHVTRALKKAGLNVSSSSKLAPKFHVLVAEYVRQIQAKRRALRRENRIEVLVKEEIAS; encoded by the exons atggctTCCGCTTCCAAGCACCAAAACCCGTCATCTTCCAAACCTCCAAAAACCCCAGTCAACCTCAATCCCATCACCCACACTGACCCCCAAGACCCTAACCCCTCTGCCAATACGGCCGCCGCCACCCAATTCTTCACAACCTCCGAAGACCTCGCCCTCTCGCGCGCCTCCCACCTCACCCGCCAGCAGCTCCTCCGCCGTCGCTCACGCTACCTCAAGCAGCTATCCAAATCCTACAGGGGCCACTACTGGGCCCTCATGGAGGAGCTCAAGATCAAGTTCAGAGAGTACTACTGGGAGTACGGTGTCAGCCCTTTCAAGCAAGAGCAACAACAGCATGTCTCCGAAAGAGAAATCGAAGCTGGTCATCTCGAAGGCAGTGGTGagaacaacaacaacagcaacGTGAATTTGGACTTGAAATGCAACCAACGGTGCGTATTCGTGGGGTGTAAGCTTAAGGCTATGCCATTGACGAGCTTTTGCCATCTCCACATCCTTTCCGATTCCAATCAGAAGCTCTACAAGGCTTGCGGTTATGTTATAAAGAG TGCTCAGGCTGGACCTATAACATGTGGGAAGCCCATATTGAGATCCACCATTCCTTCTCTTTGTAGTGTCCATTTCCAAAAGGCCCAGAAGCATGTCACAAGGGCTTTGAAGAAGGCGGGTCTGAATGTTTCCTCATCAAGTAAGCTTGCTCCCAAATTCCATGTTCTAGTGGCTGAATATGTACGCCAAATTCAAGCCAAACGGAGAGCTTTAAGAAGGGAAAATAGAATTGAAGTTTTAGTCAAGGAAGAAATTGCAAGCTGA
- the LOC122300186 gene encoding INO80 complex subunit D-like isoform X3, which translates to MASASKHQNPSSSKPPKTPVNLNPITHTDPQDPNPSANTAAATQFFTTSEDLALSRASHLTRQQLLRRRSRYLKQLSKSYRGHYWALMEELKIKFREYYWEYGVSPFKQEQQQHVSEREIEAGHLEGSGENNNNSNVNLDLKCNQRCVFVGCKLKAMPLTSFCHLHILSDSNQKLYKACGYVIKSVHFQKAQKHVTRALKKAGLNVSSSSKLAPKFHVLVAEYVRQIQAKRRALRRENRIEVLVKEEIAS; encoded by the exons atggctTCCGCTTCCAAGCACCAAAACCCGTCATCTTCCAAACCTCCAAAAACCCCAGTCAACCTCAATCCCATCACCCACACTGACCCCCAAGACCCTAACCCCTCTGCCAATACGGCCGCCGCCACCCAATTCTTCACAACCTCCGAAGACCTCGCCCTCTCGCGCGCCTCCCACCTCACCCGCCAGCAGCTCCTCCGCCGTCGCTCACGCTACCTCAAGCAGCTATCCAAATCCTACAGGGGCCACTACTGGGCCCTCATGGAGGAGCTCAAGATCAAGTTCAGAGAGTACTACTGGGAGTACGGTGTCAGCCCTTTCAAGCAAGAGCAACAACAGCATGTCTCCGAAAGAGAAATCGAAGCTGGTCATCTCGAAGGCAGTGGTGagaacaacaacaacagcaacGTGAATTTGGACTTGAAATGCAACCAACGGTGCGTATTCGTGGGGTGTAAGCTTAAGGCTATGCCATTGACGAGCTTTTGCCATCTCCACATCCTTTCCGATTCCAATCAGAAGCTCTACAAGGCTTGCGGTTATGTTATAAAGAG TGTCCATTTCCAAAAGGCCCAGAAGCATGTCACAAGGGCTTTGAAGAAGGCGGGTCTGAATGTTTCCTCATCAAGTAAGCTTGCTCCCAAATTCCATGTTCTAGTGGCTGAATATGTACGCCAAATTCAAGCCAAACGGAGAGCTTTAAGAAGGGAAAATAGAATTGAAGTTTTAGTCAAGGAAGAAATTGCAAGCTGA
- the LOC122300187 gene encoding uncharacterized protein LOC122300187, with the protein MNCENDDEHSNHTNKKRLLTGKPVVAVGAGATAVLGASSLFKVVPASTVMKVLTFKIPAYLKFFLSQTQKAVALPLSKILASSKAVAPGVASQGAKTSILKSTASAEKIRVLSHSVIASVEKTSFSAMRTAFYEIMRKRQVRPIGFLPWATFGCSVATCTGLLAFGDGIECAVESLPAAPSIASLGRGIQSLLQASKSVTQTDGTRI; encoded by the coding sequence ATGAATTGTGAAAATGATGATGAACATTCAAATCATACAAACAAGAAACGGTTATTGACTGGTAAACCTGTGGTGGCAGTTGGGGCGGGTGCAACAGCAGTTTTAGGAGCTTCATCTCTCTTTAAAGTCGTTCCTGCATCAACAGTGATGAAGgttttaacatttaaaattcCTGcttatcttaaattttttttgagccAAACTCAGAAGGCAGTGGCACTGCCCCTTAGCAAGATTCTTGCTTCATCAAAAGCTGTAGCTCCAGGTGTTGCAAGTCAAGGGGCAAAAACATCCATCTTGAAGTCAACTGCTTCTGCTGAGAAGATCCGGGTATTAAGCCACAGTGTTATAGCCTCTGTGGAGAAGACCAGTTTTTCAGCGATGAGAACAGCATTCTATGAAATAATGAGGAAACGACAGGTACGACCAATTGGTTTCCTACCATGGGCCACATTTGGGTGTAGTGTAGCAACTTGCACAGGCTTGCTTGCTTTTGGAGATGGGATTGAATGTGCTGTTGAATCTCTTCCTGCTGCTCCATCAATTGCCAGTTTGGGACGTGGGATTCAAAGTTTACTTCAGGCATCCAAGTCAGTGACTCAGACAGATGGCACCAGAATATAG
- the LOC122300188 gene encoding LOW QUALITY PROTEIN: uncharacterized protein LOC122300188 (The sequence of the model RefSeq protein was modified relative to this genomic sequence to represent the inferred CDS: substituted 2 bases at 2 genomic stop codons) yields MALAFFWNLQHSWPFSVLKYDDLRVSDKLVRKLSVPEHTKKFIFAVQEPETQSVIYILAAQNLSERSALDAESLIREVRPDAVVAQVGHLPLTEIQLEESELRDGVHDPVPTSSFEVLKRCFIDKINKEKYENVAGNVVLREIFGIGFHGHLIAAKKAAEEFGSSFLVLESPFMKFCGEDDSLGKLDTGNKFQGLVSSLVPQRAGSVVFSNSQRFCLTGDVQKQMVKSLSPYMDLSILRFHHLSSVSEVGSDAIQPICSFEAPPFAQSIYPLLLDLHNIFAGLPSIGRALAHAQKMLLDVNRGATVDTSIISEVYDFRIAVEGLRIALNNAGRLPINKIGNPKSVKVEFSELPIEDKSHVLFAQTLRSQTKKFKTIVAVVDASSLAGLRKHWNTPVPPDVKELVEQIVMNCEDDDEHSNHTNKKRLLTGKPVVAVGAGATAVLGASSLSKVVPASTVMKVLTFKIPAYLKFFLSQTQKAVALPLSKILASSKAVAPGVASHGAKTSILKSTASAEKIRVLSHSVIASVEKTSFSAMRTAFYEIMRKRQVRPIGFLPWATFGCSVATCTGLLAFGDGIECAVESLPAAPSIASLGRGIQSLLQASKSVTQTDGTRIQKSMEALTXXLKEVQVVQ; encoded by the coding sequence ATGGCACTCGCATTTTTCTGGAACCTACAACATTCATGGCCTTTTTCAGTACTGAAATATGATGACCTGAGAGTGTCGGATAAATTGGTTCGTAAACTTTCGGTACCTGAACACacgaagaaattcattttcgcAGTTCAAGAGCCTGAAACACAATCCGTGATTTACATACTCGCTGCTCAGAATTTATCTGAGCGATCAGCTTTAGATGCTGAGTCTTTAATTAGGGAGGTTAGACCTGATGCTGTTGTGGCTCAGGTTGGTCATTTACCTCTGACCGAAATTCAATTAGAAGAGAGTGAATTAAGAGATGGGGTTCATGACCCAGTCCCCACATCATCATTTGAAGTGCTTAAGCGGTGTTTTATTGATAAGATTAATAAGGAGAAGTATGAGAATGTTGCTGGCAATGTGGTTTTGCGAGAGATTTTTGGGATTGGTTTTCATGGACATTTGATAGCAGCCAAGAAAGCGGCTGAGGAGTTTGGGTCTTCATTCTTGGTGCTTGAATCCCcatttatgaaattttgtggTGAGGATGATAGCTTGGGTAAACTTGACACGGGGAACAAGTTTCAAGGTCTGGTAAGTAGTTTGGTTCCTCAGAGAGCAGGCTCTGTTGTTTTCTCAAATTCACAGAGATTTTGCCTAACTGGTGATGTTCAAAAACAGATGGTGAAGTCATTATCCCCATATATGGATTTATCGATATTGAGGTTTCACCACTTGAGTTCTGTATCAGAGGTGGGCTCAGATGCAATTCAACCAATATGCAGTTTTGAGGCACCACCATTTGCCCAGTCTATTTATCCATTACTTTTGGATCTACATAATATATTTGCTGGCCTCCCATCAATTGGAAGGGCTCTAGCTCATGCTCAGAAAATGCTTCTTGATGTCAATAGAGGTGCAACTGTGGACACCAGCATCATATCTGAGGTCTACGACTTTCGAATCGCAGTTGAGGGGCTGAGAATTGCTTTAAACAATGCTGGTCGGCTACCCATTAACAAAATAGGAAATCCCAAATCAGTAAAGGTGGAGTTTTCAGAGCTTCCAATAGAGGATAAGTCACATGTGCTCTTTGCACAGACTCTTCGAAGCCAAACTAAGAAGTTCAAGACTATAGTGGCAGTTGTGGATGCTAGTAGCTTAGCAGGTCTTAGGAAACACTGGAACACTCCTGTTCCTCCAGATGTCAAGGAATTGGTTGAACAGATTGTCATGAAttgtgaagatgatgatgaacatTCAAATCATACAAACAAGAAACGGTTATTGACTGGTAAACCTGTGGTGGCAGTTGGGGCGGGTGCAACAGCAGTTTTAGGAGCTTCATCTCTCTCTAAAGTCGTTCCTGCATCAACAGTGATGAAGgttttaacatttaaaattcCTGcttatcttaaattttttttgagccAAACTCAGAAGGCAGTGGCACTGCCCCTTAGCAAGATTCTTGCTTCATCAAAAGCTGTAGCTCCAGGTGTTGCAAGTCATGGAGCAAAAACATCCATCTTGAAGTCAACTGCTTCTGCTGAGAAGATCCGCGTATTAAGCCACAGTGTTATAGCCTCTGTGGAGAAGACCAGTTTTTCAGCGATGAGAACAGCATTCTATGAAATAATGAGGAAACGACAGGTACGACCAATTGGTTTCCTACCATGGGCCACATTTGGGTGTAGTGTTGCAACTTGCACAGGCTTGCTTGCTTTTGGAGATGGGATTGAATGTGCTGTTGAATCTCTTCCTGCTGCTCCATCAATTGCCAGTTTGGGACGTGGGATTCAAAGTTTACTTCAGGCATCCAAGTCAGTGACTCAGACAGATGGCACCAGAATACAGAAATCTATGGAAGCCCTAACGTAGTGATTGAAGGAAGTACAGGTTGTTCAATAA